The following proteins are co-located in the Leptospira weilii genome:
- a CDS encoding ABC transporter ATP-binding protein, with protein sequence MLQVKNVNKSYVVSGKKLEVLKDVSFRIEEGEFIAIIGPSGSGKSTLLAISAGLDRPDDGEIILDGVPLLEKDEDELAKLRGEKIGFIFQNFQLIKSLNALENVSLPLVLNSKSSSVQIENRALAWLEKVSMKERASNFPGQLSGGEEQRIAIARSFIHNPKILFADEPTANLDKKNGEKVMNLLAELNQKTSSTLIVVTHDRSVAELADRILEMSDGRIVKEIFGKKTRSLSASKGSFTEKKSVSKSSSTKRKISRKKR encoded by the coding sequence TTGTTACAGGTAAAAAATGTCAATAAGTCTTATGTGGTTTCCGGAAAAAAACTCGAAGTATTAAAAGATGTCTCCTTTCGAATTGAAGAGGGGGAATTCATCGCGATTATCGGGCCTTCCGGTTCTGGAAAGTCCACTTTGCTTGCAATTTCGGCTGGTTTGGATCGTCCTGACGATGGCGAAATCATTTTGGACGGTGTTCCTCTTCTCGAAAAAGATGAAGACGAGCTTGCAAAGTTAAGAGGAGAAAAGATAGGATTCATCTTTCAAAATTTTCAGTTGATAAAATCTCTCAATGCGTTGGAAAACGTATCGTTACCTCTCGTGTTAAATTCGAAGTCGAGTTCGGTTCAAATCGAAAATCGGGCTTTGGCTTGGCTGGAAAAAGTTTCTATGAAGGAAAGAGCTTCCAATTTTCCAGGACAACTTTCCGGAGGAGAAGAACAAAGGATCGCGATTGCAAGATCTTTCATACACAATCCTAAAATTTTATTTGCGGACGAGCCGACCGCGAATCTGGATAAAAAAAATGGCGAAAAAGTGATGAATCTTCTTGCGGAGTTGAATCAGAAGACTTCTTCGACGTTAATCGTCGTTACTCATGATCGTTCCGTTGCCGAACTCGCGGATCGTATATTAGAAATGAGTGATGGTCGAATCGTCAAAGAAATTTTCGGAAAAAAGACTCGTTCCTTAAGTGCTTCGAAAGGATCTTTTACGGAGAAAAAGTCCGTATCGAAATCTTCCTCCACAAAAAGAAAAATTTCCCGGAAAAAACGATGA